The Deinococcus humi genome has a segment encoding these proteins:
- a CDS encoding MOSC domain-containing protein — MSGTVQSVSASPQHAFSKARQSQIRLLAGLGVEGDAHAGATVQHLSRVRQNPDQPNLRQVHLIHAELLGELAGQGFDVRPGDLGENILTSGLDLLTLPQGTRLHIGAEALVEITGLRKPCAQIDRFQPGLLKAVLATDGSGNVIRKAGIMGVVLRGGTVCPDDEIRVQLPPLPYLPLERV; from the coding sequence GTGAGCGGCACTGTTCAGAGCGTCAGTGCCAGTCCACAGCATGCTTTCAGCAAGGCCCGCCAGTCGCAGATTCGCCTGCTGGCGGGTCTTGGCGTGGAGGGGGACGCGCATGCGGGAGCGACGGTACAACACCTGTCGCGCGTGCGGCAGAACCCGGATCAGCCCAATTTGCGACAGGTCCACCTGATCCACGCGGAGTTGCTGGGCGAACTGGCGGGTCAAGGCTTCGATGTGCGTCCCGGAGATCTGGGTGAGAACATCCTGACCTCCGGTCTGGACCTCCTGACCCTGCCACAAGGCACGCGCCTGCACATTGGCGCGGAAGCGCTTGTCGAGATTACAGGCCTGCGTAAGCCCTGCGCCCAGATCGACCGCTTCCAGCCGGGCCTGCTGAAAGCCGTCCTGGCCACCGATGGGAGCGGCAACGTGATTCGCAAGGCCGGGATCATGGGCGTGGTGCTGCGCGGTGGAACAGTCTGTCCAGACGATGAGATCAGGGTGCAATTGCCACCGCTCCCCTATCTGCCCCTGGAGCGGGTTTAA
- a CDS encoding GNAT family N-acetyltransferase, giving the protein MPFSLAYHTDLALRRQEGAVITRAADLTVIRSPNNPTFWWGNFLLMPRPPASGDLERWQTAFEAHFPGATHRAFGVDTAEGDAGAAEAFEAAGFEVHRDTVLTAGRTVPPRSFNREARFQPLANDADWQAALTMRLAVNAADPAPLEEDSYRIFAARKLVAYRAAQEAGLGAMWGAFDLSGQMLCGLGIFDTGQGIARYQNVETHPDARSRGLAGTLVHTAGEWARETLGTRTLVIVADPDYHAQRLYERLGFRPTEIQLGFQKRPAAD; this is encoded by the coding sequence ATGCCCTTCTCACTGGCGTACCACACCGATCTGGCGCTGCGACGTCAGGAGGGCGCGGTCATCACCCGTGCAGCCGATCTGACCGTAATCCGCTCGCCGAACAATCCAACGTTCTGGTGGGGTAATTTTCTGCTGATGCCGCGCCCTCCTGCATCAGGAGATCTGGAGCGCTGGCAGACCGCCTTCGAGGCGCACTTTCCTGGGGCCACGCACCGTGCCTTCGGGGTGGACACCGCCGAAGGCGACGCTGGGGCTGCGGAGGCCTTCGAGGCGGCAGGCTTCGAAGTTCACCGGGACACGGTACTGACTGCCGGAAGAACGGTGCCGCCCCGCAGCTTCAACCGGGAGGCGCGCTTTCAGCCGCTCGCGAACGACGCTGACTGGCAGGCCGCTCTGACCATGCGACTGGCTGTCAATGCCGCCGATCCCGCGCCGCTGGAAGAGGACAGCTACCGCATCTTCGCCGCGCGCAAACTGGTCGCCTACCGCGCCGCACAGGAAGCTGGGCTGGGCGCGATGTGGGGGGCCTTTGACCTTTCGGGGCAGATGCTCTGTGGCCTGGGCATTTTCGACACCGGGCAGGGCATCGCCCGCTATCAGAATGTCGAAACGCACCCGGACGCCAGGTCACGCGGTCTGGCCGGAACCCTGGTCCATACAGCGGGAGAGTGGGCACGCGAAACGCTAGGGACACGCACGCTGGTCATCGTGGCCGATCCTGACTACCACGCTCAGCGGCTGTATGAGCGCCTCGGCTTTCGCCCCACTGAGATTCAACTGGGGTTCCAGAAGCGTCCAGCGGCCGATTAA
- the secA gene encoding preprotein translocase subunit SecA, translating into MFRVLNKLFDNNQRDVQQIVKTIVQPVNALEEEMMGVEDLAAAFNELRVRVQEGGESLDDVVVPAFALIREAGRRSIGKRHYDVQLIGGYALHKGRIAEMRTGEGKTLVATLALALNALEGRGCHLVTVNDYLARVGADEMGLLYRTLGLTVGLASRELQPAQKQAAYACDITYVTNSELGFDYLRDNMAQSREALSLRAEHPLNFAIVDEVDSILIDEARTPLIISGAAEKATDLYYVYAKLTRRLQKGEPAEPGVRTEPTGDYTIDEKTKQVHMTEGGISKIERLLSIPDLFSPENMDKAHMITQAVRARELYHREKDYIVNAEGEVIIIDEFTGRSMPGRRYGEGLHQAIEAKEGVKIENENQTLATITYQNFFRLYNKFSGMTGTAKTEEKEFLDIYGSDVLVIPTNRDVIRKDSEDLVYRSKMGKYNAVVEEVKEMHATGRPVLIGTASIVTSEQLSELLTAAGVKHSVLNAKFEAQEASIIAQAGRSGTVTIATNMAGRGTDIKLGGDAESIVGASIEQSLGLNRYVPEVEAFITALSRQDPQTLEIGMRIPGMTEDFIRQAQQLHSETVADHQRVQQLGGLHIIGTERHESRRIDNQLRGRAGRQGDPGSSRFYVSFEDDLMRLFANERVVAMMDRLGMDDTQPIEAKMVTGAIEKAQARVEDRNFSTRKQLLEFDNVMSKQRDTVYAQRREVLLGPDEAVEESTEGMIADFVDMQLATYLPIEASPDTWDIEGLQAAILDAVPQLEGFDFEGLRSMSPADAQNAMLGAVADSFDARKEELSPTMLNSLARYVLLQTVDQHWKEHLHGMDVLRQGIGLRGYGQRDPFTEYKFEATNMFNDMIDNLKTDVTKFVFRMQFGQTG; encoded by the coding sequence ATGTTCCGTGTCCTCAATAAACTATTCGATAACAACCAACGCGACGTGCAGCAGATCGTGAAAACCATCGTGCAGCCGGTCAACGCGCTGGAAGAAGAGATGATGGGGGTAGAAGACCTCGCCGCTGCCTTCAATGAACTGCGCGTGCGCGTGCAGGAGGGCGGCGAGTCCCTGGACGACGTTGTGGTGCCCGCCTTCGCGCTGATCCGCGAGGCTGGGCGCCGCTCTATCGGCAAGCGGCACTATGATGTGCAGCTGATCGGTGGCTACGCGCTGCACAAGGGCCGCATCGCCGAGATGAGAACCGGCGAGGGCAAGACCCTGGTGGCGACCCTGGCGCTGGCACTCAATGCGTTGGAGGGACGTGGGTGTCATCTGGTGACCGTCAACGATTACCTCGCCCGCGTGGGGGCCGATGAGATGGGCCTGCTCTACCGCACCCTGGGCCTGACGGTGGGTCTGGCGAGCCGTGAGCTGCAACCCGCCCAGAAGCAGGCCGCCTACGCCTGCGACATCACGTATGTGACCAACTCGGAACTGGGCTTCGACTACCTGCGCGACAACATGGCCCAGAGCCGTGAGGCGCTGTCTCTACGCGCCGAACACCCGCTGAATTTCGCGATCGTGGACGAGGTGGACTCGATCCTGATCGATGAGGCCCGCACGCCGCTGATCATCTCTGGCGCAGCGGAAAAGGCCACCGATCTGTACTACGTCTACGCCAAGCTGACCCGGCGGCTCCAGAAGGGCGAACCCGCCGAGCCCGGCGTGCGTACCGAACCGACCGGCGACTACACCATCGACGAGAAGACCAAACAGGTGCACATGACCGAGGGCGGCATCAGCAAGATCGAGCGCCTGCTGAGCATCCCCGATCTGTTCAGCCCCGAGAACATGGACAAGGCGCACATGATCACCCAGGCGGTGCGCGCCAGGGAGCTGTACCACCGCGAGAAGGATTACATCGTTAACGCCGAGGGCGAGGTCATCATCATCGATGAATTCACCGGGCGCAGCATGCCGGGCCGCCGCTACGGCGAGGGACTGCATCAGGCCATCGAGGCCAAAGAGGGCGTCAAGATCGAGAACGAGAACCAGACGCTGGCCACGATCACCTACCAGAACTTCTTCCGCCTGTACAACAAATTCTCGGGCATGACCGGTACGGCCAAGACCGAGGAGAAGGAATTCTTGGACATCTACGGCTCCGACGTGCTGGTCATCCCCACCAACCGCGACGTGATCCGCAAGGATTCCGAGGATCTGGTGTACCGCAGCAAGATGGGCAAATACAACGCGGTGGTGGAAGAGGTCAAGGAGATGCACGCCACGGGTCGCCCGGTGCTGATCGGCACGGCCAGCATCGTGACCAGCGAGCAGCTCAGCGAACTGCTGACGGCGGCGGGAGTTAAGCACTCCGTCCTGAACGCCAAGTTCGAGGCCCAGGAGGCCAGCATCATCGCGCAGGCCGGCCGCAGCGGCACCGTCACGATTGCCACCAACATGGCCGGGCGCGGCACCGACATCAAGCTGGGCGGCGACGCCGAATCGATCGTCGGGGCCAGCATCGAGCAGAGTCTGGGCCTGAACCGCTACGTGCCTGAAGTCGAGGCGTTCATTACCGCGCTGAGCCGTCAGGACCCACAGACCCTGGAAATCGGTATGCGTATTCCCGGCATGACCGAGGACTTTATCCGCCAGGCGCAGCAGCTCCACTCGGAAACGGTCGCCGATCACCAGCGCGTCCAGCAGCTGGGCGGCCTGCACATTATCGGCACCGAACGCCACGAGTCGCGCCGCATCGACAACCAGTTGCGCGGTCGCGCCGGACGGCAGGGCGATCCCGGCAGCAGCCGCTTCTACGTGTCGTTCGAGGACGACCTGATGCGCCTGTTCGCCAACGAGCGCGTGGTGGCCATGATGGACCGCCTGGGCATGGACGACACCCAGCCTATCGAGGCCAAGATGGTCACGGGGGCCATTGAGAAAGCGCAGGCTCGCGTGGAGGACCGCAACTTCAGCACGCGCAAGCAGCTGCTGGAATTCGACAACGTGATGAGCAAACAGCGCGACACTGTCTACGCCCAGCGCCGCGAGGTCTTGCTTGGGCCAGACGAGGCCGTCGAGGAATCCACCGAGGGCATGATCGCCGACTTCGTGGACATGCAGCTGGCCACCTACCTGCCCATCGAGGCCAGCCCGGACACCTGGGACATCGAGGGGTTGCAGGCCGCCATTCTGGACGCCGTGCCGCAACTGGAAGGCTTCGATTTCGAAGGGCTGCGCAGCATGTCCCCCGCCGATGCCCAGAACGCCATGCTGGGCGCGGTGGCCGACAGCTTCGACGCCCGCAAGGAAGAGCTGAGCCCCACCATGCTCAACAGCCTGGCCCGCTACGTGCTGCTGCAAACGGTGGACCAGCACTGGAAGGAACACCTGCACGGCATGGACGTCCTGCGCCAGGGCATCGGCCTGCGCGGCTACGGCCAGCGCGACCCCTTCACCGAATACAAGTTCGAGGCGACGAACATGTTCAACGACATGATCGACAACCTCAAGACGGACGTCACCAAATTCGTGTTCCGGATGCAGTTCGGACAGACGGGCTAA